The window AGGAGAAGCGGTAAGAGCGGCGCACGACGGCCCATGACGGGATCCCTCCGGAAGAGCGCGGCCCGAACGGGCCGGACGGCGGCAGGATAGGCGGTGCGCCGGCCGGGGGCAAAAGGGGGCGGGCGGCGCCCGGCGGCACGCCTCAGGCGACCGTCTTCAGGCCGTAGGCGCGGAGCACCGCGCGGAGCTTGTCGGCCAGCCCCGCCTCGAGCGGCACCAGCGGCATGCGGATCTCCCCCGAATCGCGGCCGAGCATCGCCATCGCCGCCTTGATCGGGATCGGGTTGCTCGCCAGCCCGAGCAGGTCGCGCGCCAGGCCGAACAGCCGGAGATGGAGCCGCCGCGCCTCGGCCAGATCACCGCGGTCGTAGGCGGCGCACAGGGCGCGCATGTCTCCCGGCACGATGTTGCCCACGACCGAGACCACGCCGCGCCCGCCGACGGCCAGCAGCGGGAGGGTCATGCTGTCGTCGCCGGAGAGGACCGTCAGATCCGTGGCGGCGAGGACCTGCGACGCCTGGTCCATCGACCCGGTCGCCTCCTTGACCATCTGGATCCCGGGCAGCTCCGCCAGCGCGACGATCGTCTCGGGCTCGATGTTGCGCCCGGTCCGCGCGGGAATGTTGTAGACGCAGATCGGCAGCGTCGTCGCCTCGGCGAGGGCCTTGAAGTGGGCGATCAGCCCCGGCTGCGTCGGCCGGTTGTAGTACGGGCCGACGACCAGCGCCGCATCGGCTCCGGCGCGCTCGGCGAACTTCGTCAGCCGCACCGCCTCGGCCGTCGAATTGCTCCCCGTCCCGGGCATCACCAGGATCCGTCCGGCCGCCGCCTGCACGCTCTCGGCGATCACGCGCTCGTGCTCGTCGTGCGACAGCGTCGGCGACTCGCCGGTGGTCCCGACGGGGCAGATGCAAGTCACGCCTGCCGCCACCTGGAACTCGATCTGCTCGCGGAGTCGCGCGACGTCGACCGTGCCGTCGCGGAACGGCGTGACGATCGCGACCGAGAGGCCGGCGAACCGCTCGGCGCGCGTGCGGCCGGACGACGGGGCGGCGACGGAGGGCATCGGGGGAGAGTCTCCTGGGGATTCCGTGATCGCGATCGGGCGAGGATATGATGCCGGCCGCGCGGCGGCAAAGGGACAGCCGCGATCCCCGCCCGGCCGGGGTGACGGCGCCGCGCGGGAGGGCGCGTATGGCTGAGGAGCGATCGCCGGGCGCGAACCTGCGCCCCCGCGCCGGGGCGGTGGAGGCTGCAGACCGACTCCGCGACCGGCTCGGCGGCCCGTGCGCGCTCGGGGTCGTGCTCGGCACCGGCTTGGGCGATCTGGTCGGACTGCTCTCCGAGCGCCGCACGCTCACCTCCGCCGAGACCGGCTGGCTGCCGCAGTCGCGCGCCACCGGCCATGCCGGCCGCATCGTCGCCGGCGTGCTCGCCGGGACGCGCGTCGCGATCCTCCAGGGGCGCGTCCACCATTACGAGGGCCATCCCCCCGAGACGCTCGTCCGCGCGATCGAGCTGCTCGCGGCCCTCGGCTGCCGGACGGTGCTCCTCACCAACGCCGCCGGCGGGCTCCGCCCCGACATGGTGCCGGGGGAATTGGTCGTCCTCACCGGCCACGTCGATCTCGTCCGCCGCGACTGGACCGGTGCCCTCGGCCCGGCCGCGACCGTCGTGGGGCGCGGCGCCGGTTCGACCCCCTACGACCCCGCGCTGGTCGCGACGGCCCTCACGGCCGCGCGCCGCGCCGGGGCCCGCGCCCGGGCAGGCGTGTACGTGCTCCTCTCGGGCCCGAGCTACGAGACGCGCGCCGAATACCGCTGGCTCCGCGCCAGCGGCGCCGATGTCGTCGGAATGTCGACCGTGCCCGAGGTGACGGCGGCGCGGCGGCTCGGATTGGCCGTTGCCGCGGTGTCGGTCGTGACCAACGTCGCCCGCCCCGACGCCCCCGACAAGACGCTCGCCGAGGATGTCTGCCGGGCTGCCGCCGAGGCGGCCGCGGGGGTCGGGGCGATCCTCGCGGCCTTGGCCGCGGCCGCGCCGCACTGAGCCCGCGGCCGTTTGCCGCGGGCCGGCGCGGCGGGGCACAATCGGGTCGTCCGGTTCACCACGGCCAGGAAGCCCCGATGCGGATCCTCCTCACCAACGACGACGGCATCGACGCGCCGGGCCTCGCGGCACTGGCCCGCGCCGCCGCCACGCTCGGGGGCGATCTGGTCGTCGTCGCCCCGGCCGAGTGCCACTCCGGCTGCGGCCACCGCGTCACCACCCACGCGCCGCTGTCGGTCGCCGAGGAGGGTCCGGCGCGCTACCGGATCGGTGGCACGCCGGCCGACTGCGTCCGCGTGGCGCTGGGGAAGCTCGCCCCCGACGTCGATCTGGTGCTCTCGGGGATCAACCGCGGGGGCAACCTCGGCGTCGACGTCCACCATTCGGGGACGGTCGCGGCGGCGCGCGAGGCGGCGCTCCACGGCCGGCCGGCGATCGCCGTCTCGCAGCTGGTGCGCCCCGACGGCGACGTCGACTGGGAGCGGTCGGCGGCGTGGCTGGAGCGGGTGTTCCGCCGGATCGCGGCCGCGGTCCCGGGGGCAGGGACGTTCTGGAACGTCAACTTCCCCGTCCTTCCCGAGGCTGCTCCCGCGCCGCAGCTCGTCGAGTGCCCGGTCGATCCGTCGCCGTTCGCGCTGGCCTACCGGGAGGTGGACGGCGGTTGGCGCTGGGCGTCGGACTACCACCGCCGCCCGCGCCGCGCCGACGGCGACGTGGCCGTGTGCTTCGGCGGGGCGATCGCGCTGTCGCGTGTCGGGGTCGTGTAGCAGACCGTGGACAACGTGATCGGCCGCGGGATGCGGCCGAAGGCGACCCGGGAAACCCTCGGCGTTTCCCGCGGTCGCCGGAGTGGACAAAGGCCATGGTTGGCTTTGTCCACGGACAGTCGCGGCGTGCTGCCGGGCTACTCGTGGGCGGCGAGGTCGGCGTCGAAGACGCGGACCTTGGCCCACGACGGGGAGTGCTCGGCGATGAACGAATCGTGCCGCGGCGCTTGCTGGTAGGCGTCGTGCGCGGCGGGTGACTCGAACACGATCACCAGGGCGACGTCGAAGTCGCGGTCGTTCACCTGCCGGTCGTAGTCGGCGACCGTGCCGGCCGAGAAGAAGATCGTGCCGGGATGGCCGGTGAGCCACTTCCGGCAGCCCTCGACGAGCCGCGCCGCCGCGGCAGGGGTTCGTTCCTTGAGCGTGAAATACACGGCATGCGACAGCGCGGCCATACGGACAACGTCTCCTGGGGCAGAATCTTGGTGATCGATGGGGTCACCGGTCGGCTGCACTCAGCCGATCGGCGACGGCCTGCATGAGGGAGTGATACGCAGGCAGTCGGCTCAGAATCGTCGGGAGCATCGACTGCCGATAGACGTGGCTCCAGGTGTTTCGATCGGCGATCATGTCGAGGGCAGGCTGGTATTCCGACTCGCTCACGACACCCCGATCGAGGCCGGCTTTGATCGCCGCCTTGGGGCTGGTCGGCACGTCGAGCCCCCGGCAAACGGCCCACTGGCTCAGGCGTCGCTGCGGCCGTCGCGCGCCGCCTGAACCGGCGCCGAGCCGGGGGAGGCGAGCGGGG is drawn from Planctomycetota bacterium and contains these coding sequences:
- a CDS encoding 4-hydroxy-tetrahydrodipicolinate synthase, which translates into the protein MPSVAAPSSGRTRAERFAGLSVAIVTPFRDGTVDVARLREQIEFQVAAGVTCICPVGTTGESPTLSHDEHERVIAESVQAAAGRILVMPGTGSNSTAEAVRLTKFAERAGADAALVVGPYYNRPTQPGLIAHFKALAEATTLPICVYNIPARTGRNIEPETIVALAELPGIQMVKEATGSMDQASQVLAATDLTVLSGDDSMTLPLLAVGGRGVVSVVGNIVPGDMRALCAAYDRGDLAEARRLHLRLFGLARDLLGLASNPIPIKAAMAMLGRDSGEIRMPLVPLEAGLADKLRAVLRAYGLKTVA
- a CDS encoding purine-nucleoside phosphorylase; the encoded protein is MMPAARRQRDSRDPRPAGVTAPRGRARMAEERSPGANLRPRAGAVEAADRLRDRLGGPCALGVVLGTGLGDLVGLLSERRTLTSAETGWLPQSRATGHAGRIVAGVLAGTRVAILQGRVHHYEGHPPETLVRAIELLAALGCRTVLLTNAAGGLRPDMVPGELVVLTGHVDLVRRDWTGALGPAATVVGRGAGSTPYDPALVATALTAARRAGARARAGVYVLLSGPSYETRAEYRWLRASGADVVGMSTVPEVTAARRLGLAVAAVSVVTNVARPDAPDKTLAEDVCRAAAEAAAGVGAILAALAAAAPH
- the surE gene encoding 5'/3'-nucleotidase SurE — encoded protein: MRILLTNDDGIDAPGLAALARAAATLGGDLVVVAPAECHSGCGHRVTTHAPLSVAEEGPARYRIGGTPADCVRVALGKLAPDVDLVLSGINRGGNLGVDVHHSGTVAAAREAALHGRPAIAVSQLVRPDGDVDWERSAAWLERVFRRIAAAVPGAGTFWNVNFPVLPEAAPAPQLVECPVDPSPFALAYREVDGGWRWASDYHRRPRRADGDVAVCFGGAIALSRVGVV
- a CDS encoding Dabb family protein, whose amino-acid sequence is MAALSHAVYFTLKERTPAAAARLVEGCRKWLTGHPGTIFFSAGTVADYDRQVNDRDFDVALVIVFESPAAHDAYQQAPRHDSFIAEHSPSWAKVRVFDADLAAHE